Proteins found in one Microcoleus sp. FACHB-68 genomic segment:
- a CDS encoding Uma2 family endonuclease, which translates to MFKYNPLDCLPSSEDLPDSDDTPVDNELQDLIPGLLKAILALLWANRWDCFFGVGMGIYYQPSEPAIVPDGFLSIGVERFFHEDLRLSYLLWEENRVPTLVLEVISHKRRGEYSKKKEFYAEMEVPYYVVYNPRRRKKPPL; encoded by the coding sequence ATGTTTAAGTACAACCCGCTAGATTGCTTACCCTCCTCCGAAGACCTGCCAGACTCAGACGATACGCCGGTGGATAATGAACTACAAGATTTAATTCCAGGTTTGCTCAAAGCGATCCTAGCCTTGCTGTGGGCCAACCGCTGGGATTGCTTCTTTGGCGTTGGCATGGGAATTTACTACCAACCCAGTGAACCGGCAATCGTACCCGATGGTTTTCTTAGCATAGGAGTTGAGCGTTTTTTTCATGAAGACTTGCGCCTGAGTTATCTACTCTGGGAAGAAAATCGCGTTCCAACTTTAGTCTTAGAAGTCATCTCCCATAAACGCCGGGGGGAATACAGCAAAAAGAAAGAATTCTATGCTGAAATGGAAGTGCCCTACTATGTGGTTTATAACCCCCGCCGGCGTAAGAAACCGCCTTTATAA
- a CDS encoding ATP-binding protein, protein MEYLREDLPKLINSMNEGVDRIRNISTSLRTFSRADSDRPVPFNIHDGIDSTLLILKHRLKASERRPAIEVVKEYGNLPLVKCFPGQLNQVFMNMLANAIDALEDSNKRRSFKEIKNFPNCITIQTVQDKESERVVITIKDNGGGMSDEVKQKIFYHLFTTKPVGEGTGLGLSIARQIVLEKHGGALEVNSSLGYGSELIISIPLKG, encoded by the coding sequence TTGGAGTATTTGCGAGAGGATCTCCCCAAACTAATTAACTCCATGAATGAGGGTGTGGATCGTATTCGTAACATCAGTACGAGTCTGAGAACTTTTTCGAGGGCAGATAGTGATCGTCCCGTTCCTTTTAATATTCACGACGGAATTGACAGCACTCTCTTAATTCTCAAGCATCGATTAAAAGCAAGTGAGCGCCGGCCTGCTATTGAAGTCGTGAAAGAGTATGGAAACTTGCCCCTCGTGAAGTGCTTCCCCGGACAGTTGAATCAGGTATTTATGAATATGTTGGCGAATGCCATTGATGCTTTAGAAGATTCAAATAAGAGACGTAGTTTTAAGGAAATTAAAAATTTTCCTAATTGTATTACGATTCAAACGGTTCAAGACAAAGAAAGCGAACGGGTTGTGATTACAATTAAGGATAATGGCGGGGGAATGTCGGATGAAGTGAAGCAAAAAATCTTCTATCATTTATTTACAACAAAGCCGGTGGGTGAAGGAACCGGCTTAGGGCTATCGATTGCCCGTCAAATTGTTTTGGAGAAACATGGAGGAGCATTGGAAGTAAATTCTTCCCTAGGGTATGGTTCCGAGTTGATTATTTCTATTCCGCTTAAGGGATAA
- a CDS encoding AAA family ATPase gives MAKNAENRYQSALGLKYDLEICLSQWKDAGEIANFDLATRDLCDRFIIPEKLYGRENEVLALLAAFERVSAGSAEMMLVAGFSGIGKTAVVNEVRKPIVRQRGYFIKGKFDQFQRNLPFSAFVQAFRDLMVQLLSETHAKVEQWKTKILAALGENAQVVIDVLYG, from the coding sequence ATGGCAAAGAATGCTGAAAATCGCTATCAAAGTGCGCTAGGACTTAAATATGACTTGGAAATTTGTTTATCCCAATGGAAAGATGCCGGTGAAATAGCTAACTTTGATTTGGCAACACGAGATTTGTGCGATCGCTTCATCATCCCAGAAAAGTTGTACGGTCGAGAAAACGAAGTGTTAGCCTTGCTAGCGGCATTTGAGCGTGTTAGTGCAGGAAGCGCAGAAATGATGCTCGTTGCCGGTTTCTCAGGCATTGGCAAAACCGCTGTCGTCAACGAAGTTCGCAAACCAATTGTGAGACAGCGAGGTTACTTCATTAAAGGCAAGTTCGACCAATTCCAGCGCAACCTTCCCTTCAGTGCTTTTGTACAAGCTTTTCGAGATTTGATGGTGCAATTGCTGAGCGAAACTCACGCTAAAGTTGAGCAGTGGAAAACTAAAATTTTGGCAGCATTGGGGGAGAATGCTCAAGTAGTTATTGACGTACTCTATGGGTAG
- a CDS encoding protein kinase, with protein sequence MIGKNLDLPGIIKTYSLERYYNSYALILEDFGGISLYSYLTSIGEASQQAAETSGLPIPLFLSIAVQVAHTLDGLCRHRVIHKDLKPANIVINPIRWTWYTVTLLSSLSQFITSIKACRLYCQKLLAN encoded by the coding sequence ATCATTGGCAAAAATCTCGATCTTCCTGGCATCATCAAGACCTACAGCCTGGAAAGGTACTATAACAGCTACGCTTTGATTCTGGAAGACTTTGGCGGCATTTCTTTGTATAGCTACCTTACTTCTATTGGAGAAGCAAGCCAGCAAGCCGCTGAAACTTCTGGCTTACCCATACCCTTATTTCTCTCCATCGCGGTTCAAGTTGCCCATACTCTTGACGGATTGTGCCGGCATCGTGTCATTCACAAAGACCTAAAACCCGCCAATATTGTAATTAATCCGATCCGATGGACTTGGTACACTGTCACCTTGCTAAGCAGCCTATCCCAGTTCATCACCTCAATAAAAGCGTGCCGTTTGTATTGTCAGAAATTGTTAGCCAACTGA
- a CDS encoding FAD-dependent oxidoreductase produces the protein MQRSQSITKRQSLISLTLGLTWLVSFIPAGTTAPPRSPDKEETCEILVTGGGLAGAATAYEGLLAGRTVCLTEITDWVGGQISAQGTSALDERPTQRQQLYYPRGYLEFRQRIKNEYGRLNPGACWVSESCFLPSDGHELLFGLLKDAAKRGKGKLKWYPNTVVKEVQTNASGNLITGAVAIQHEPAAGTAPLNTEPLSQTIEDAYRYENSRRFDKTIIRFVPAATNSKSKSPSPAPWYVVDATETGELIALADVPYRVGIDPRSALEPSSSSAEGDPFCTQGFTYTFAMQATEKPQEHKEPAFYSQYAPYYSYELPRLASFPLVFTYRRISSTNPDRKQPPNPKDFPIDAGDISMQNWTWGNDYRPGNEVDNLIYTRNQLEESGQLEPGGWLGGLRTESLQKGEENALGYFYWLVEGTTDSQLGDGVKKPHPNNRFLSGLNSPMGTAHGLSKYPYMREGRRIIGRPSLAHPQGFMVSEVDISRKDYREDYYRLNLLPEEYRNLWTALAGLDAPYIITDKKPVEEAKPRTRSSIFPDSVGIGHYAIDFHPCMTQSPPEAPGNTEREGERRGAGTAYPFQIPLRAMIPQKIDNMLVAGKSIATSHIAAAAYRVHSFEWSAGAAAGVTADFALEKGLMPYKLVERIPIFDPTLYALQQRLQLNGNPVAFPDTSIFNRSWENWK, from the coding sequence ATGCAGCGATCACAGAGCATTACCAAAAGACAATCACTGATTAGCTTAACCCTAGGCTTGACTTGGCTGGTATCCTTTATCCCCGCCGGCACAACCGCACCCCCCAGAAGCCCAGATAAAGAAGAAACCTGTGAAATTTTAGTCACCGGCGGCGGACTAGCCGGCGCTGCTACCGCTTACGAAGGTTTACTTGCCGGCAGAACCGTTTGCCTCACCGAAATCACCGACTGGGTGGGGGGCCAAATTTCTGCCCAAGGCACCTCTGCACTCGATGAACGCCCGACACAGCGGCAACAGCTATATTATCCTCGCGGCTATTTGGAATTTAGACAGCGAATCAAGAACGAATATGGCAGACTCAATCCCGGTGCTTGTTGGGTGAGTGAATCATGTTTTTTGCCTTCCGACGGTCACGAACTGCTATTTGGTTTGCTTAAAGACGCTGCCAAACGGGGAAAAGGCAAGCTGAAATGGTATCCCAATACTGTTGTTAAAGAGGTGCAAACGAACGCCTCTGGCAACTTAATTACGGGCGCAGTTGCGATTCAACACGAACCGGCTGCCGGTACTGCGCCACTCAATACAGAACCGCTTTCTCAAACGATTGAAGATGCCTATCGTTACGAGAATTCGCGCCGGTTTGATAAAACTATTATCCGCTTCGTTCCAGCAGCCACTAATTCTAAATCGAAATCCCCAAGTCCTGCTCCGTGGTACGTTGTAGACGCCACTGAAACCGGCGAATTGATTGCCCTTGCAGACGTTCCCTATCGGGTGGGTATCGATCCTCGTTCTGCCTTAGAACCTTCTTCCTCTAGCGCAGAGGGTGATCCCTTCTGCACCCAAGGCTTCACCTATACCTTTGCAATGCAAGCCACAGAGAAGCCCCAAGAGCATAAAGAGCCGGCTTTTTACTCACAATATGCCCCCTATTACAGCTATGAATTGCCCCGCTTAGCCAGTTTTCCCCTCGTTTTCACCTACCGGCGCATTTCCAGCACCAACCCTGATCGCAAACAACCGCCAAACCCGAAAGATTTCCCCATCGATGCCGGTGATATTTCCATGCAAAACTGGACATGGGGCAACGATTACCGGCCCGGAAACGAGGTAGATAATCTTATCTACACCCGCAACCAACTCGAAGAAAGCGGCCAGTTGGAACCTGGAGGATGGTTGGGTGGACTGCGAACGGAAAGTTTGCAGAAGGGTGAAGAAAACGCCCTAGGTTACTTTTACTGGTTGGTGGAAGGAACGACTGATTCCCAACTGGGAGATGGAGTCAAAAAACCGCATCCAAATAACCGTTTTCTATCGGGTTTAAATTCCCCGATGGGAACGGCGCATGGTTTATCTAAATATCCTTATATGCGAGAAGGACGCCGAATTATTGGCCGGCCTAGTTTGGCACATCCTCAAGGTTTTATGGTGTCGGAAGTAGATATTTCTCGCAAGGATTACCGGGAAGATTACTATCGGCTGAATTTGCTGCCAGAAGAGTATCGCAACTTGTGGACAGCCCTTGCCGGCTTAGATGCGCCATATATCATTACAGATAAAAAGCCGGTTGAGGAAGCGAAGCCGAGAACGCGTTCGAGTATTTTCCCTGACTCTGTGGGAATTGGTCACTATGCCATCGACTTCCACCCTTGCATGACGCAAAGCCCTCCAGAAGCTCCGGGCAATACAGAACGTGAGGGTGAGCGTCGAGGTGCCGGCACGGCTTATCCGTTCCAAATTCCTCTGCGGGCAATGATTCCCCAGAAAATTGACAATATGCTGGTTGCGGGTAAAAGTATTGCCACCAGTCACATTGCGGCAGCGGCTTATCGGGTGCATTCTTTTGAATGGTCTGCCGGCGCGGCTGCCGGTGTCACGGCTGATTTTGCCTTGGAAAAGGGACTCATGCCTTACAAGCTGGTCGAGCGAATTCCAATCTTTGATCCGACGCTGTACGCACTGCAACAGCGCCTTCAGTTGAATGGCAATCCGGTTGCTTTTCCAGATACTTCAATTTTCAACCGCTCTTGGGAAAATTGGAAATAA
- a CDS encoding class I SAM-dependent methyltransferase gives MQLTPSQVANIENFLQKTRDDIYPEPPSPEHTRLTYKLFDFCLKRINLPTQAKILDVGCGQGIALEMFKEKGYLPVGITLGQEDINACRTNGYEVYEMDQSFLEFGDAEFDFLWCRHCIEHSIFPYYTLSEFYRVLKPEGYLYIEVPAPDTVANHQRNQNHYSVFGKSMWEQLIIRAGFQIIENADIKFPLRVRVRATGEIIEGIDNYWAFISKKSN, from the coding sequence ATGCAGCTCACTCCCTCTCAAGTCGCTAATATAGAGAACTTTTTACAAAAAACCAGAGATGATATTTATCCAGAACCGCCGAGTCCGGAACATACTCGATTAACTTATAAACTGTTTGATTTTTGTTTGAAGAGAATTAATTTACCGACCCAAGCCAAAATTTTAGATGTGGGGTGCGGCCAAGGAATTGCTTTAGAAATGTTCAAAGAAAAAGGATATCTACCTGTCGGAATTACCTTGGGTCAAGAAGACATTAATGCCTGCCGTACCAATGGATACGAAGTTTACGAAATGGATCAATCTTTTTTAGAATTTGGGGATGCTGAGTTTGACTTTCTTTGGTGCCGGCACTGTATCGAACACAGCATTTTTCCTTATTACACCTTATCTGAATTCTATCGCGTCTTAAAACCTGAAGGTTATCTCTATATTGAAGTACCGGCACCCGATACCGTTGCGAACCACCAAAGGAACCAAAATCATTACAGCGTTTTCGGAAAAAGTATGTGGGAGCAATTAATCATACGTGCAGGGTTTCAAATAATTGAAAATGCCGACATTAAATTTCCTCTTAGAGTCAGAGTAAGAGCAACAGGTGAAATTATAGAAGGTATTGATAATTACTGGGCATTTATTAGCAAAAAATCCAACTAA
- a CDS encoding serine/threonine-protein kinase: MLQAQQILQGRYQLHRQLGHNAGRQTWLAKDLNAPSSEASLNAAPVIVKLLAFSPQMQWEELKLFEREAQVLKQLNHVKIPQYRDYFSIDKEMGAGLHWFALVHDYIPGSSLQQILDRGERFTESQVRSIATGILEILIYLHELNPPVLHRDIKPSNLIWGKDKQIYLVDFGAVQDPVAAEGVTFTVVGSAGYAPLEQFWGRAVPASDLYALGATLIHLLTGTAPADLPQNNLRIQFRDRVSLNSTFISWIETLTQPDLNRRFSTASQALEALKTGKSLHLPLPTIPQPAGSRVKLSKSSLHLGVQIPKSALSFYGLIKILFQLILTVGFLPFQLLLGFLVFFGLISLFASGLFSITLSCLVALPILFAVKVWIDTTQEIANLQNDFNTTLLTYWGQQELDFYKNQFKIEEQLFGFGKNRSERGKISEIKKITAIPSQGVIIETQNEQYLFGKHLSKPEVLWLAQEVEEWVQQAKERQA; the protein is encoded by the coding sequence ATGTTGCAAGCACAACAAATCTTACAGGGACGCTATCAACTGCATCGGCAATTAGGACACAATGCCGGTCGTCAAACTTGGCTGGCAAAGGATTTAAACGCCCCATCTTCAGAGGCATCTCTTAACGCTGCGCCCGTCATTGTTAAATTGCTGGCGTTTAGTCCGCAGATGCAGTGGGAGGAACTGAAACTATTTGAACGGGAAGCCCAAGTTCTTAAGCAGCTAAATCATGTCAAAATTCCCCAATATCGTGACTATTTTTCCATAGACAAGGAGATGGGAGCCGGCTTACATTGGTTTGCACTGGTACACGACTATATCCCTGGTTCTTCCTTGCAACAGATTTTAGATCGGGGTGAGCGCTTTACCGAGTCTCAAGTGCGCTCAATTGCCACCGGCATCTTAGAGATTTTGATTTACTTGCATGAATTAAATCCGCCGGTACTTCATCGGGATATCAAACCCAGCAACCTGATCTGGGGAAAGGACAAGCAAATTTATCTGGTAGATTTTGGGGCTGTGCAAGATCCCGTTGCTGCCGAAGGTGTCACGTTTACGGTTGTGGGAAGTGCCGGCTATGCGCCTCTAGAACAGTTTTGGGGACGTGCGGTGCCGGCATCGGATCTTTATGCCCTAGGTGCCACTTTAATTCATTTGCTCACCGGCACCGCACCTGCTGACTTACCCCAAAATAATTTACGCATTCAATTTCGAGATCGCGTTAGCCTCAATTCCACTTTTATTAGCTGGATTGAAACCCTGACTCAACCCGATTTAAACCGACGATTTAGCACGGCTAGCCAAGCATTAGAAGCGCTTAAAACTGGAAAATCTCTGCACCTACCTCTGCCAACGATTCCTCAACCTGCCGGCAGCCGTGTGAAGCTGAGCAAATCTTCCCTTCATTTAGGCGTTCAAATTCCTAAATCGGCCCTGTCATTTTATGGCCTCATCAAAATCTTGTTTCAATTAATTCTGACTGTCGGGTTTCTCCCCTTTCAGCTACTTCTCGGTTTTCTGGTATTTTTTGGTTTAATTTCTTTATTTGCTTCTGGTTTATTTTCTATTACTTTATCATGCTTAGTTGCTTTACCAATTTTATTTGCCGTAAAAGTCTGGATAGACACTACTCAAGAAATTGCGAACTTACAAAATGATTTTAATACCACATTGTTAACCTACTGGGGGCAGCAAGAGCTGGATTTTTATAAAAATCAATTTAAAATCGAGGAGCAACTGTTCGGCTTTGGCAAAAATCGGTCGGAGAGAGGGAAAATTTCAGAGATTAAAAAGATTACAGCCATTCCCTCTCAAGGAGTTATCATTGAAACCCAGAACGAACAATATTTATTTGGAAAGCATTTGAGTAAACCTGAAGTGCTTTGGCTAGCTCAAGAAGTTGAAGAGTGGGTTCAGCAAGCCAAAGAGAGGCAAGCGTGA
- a CDS encoding type IV pilin-like G/H family protein has translation MLQKNQVLQKRYQLKQQLGHNANRQTWLAEDLELKEPVIVKLLAFSPQMQWDEVKLFEREAKVLKQLHHPRIPQYLDYFAVDENTGAGLPWFGLVQEYIPGKSLKQLLDEGKQFTEFQVRSYATGILEILIYLHELSPPVLHRDIKPSNLILGKNGKIYLVDFGAVQDKATAEGVTFTVVGTGGYAPMEQFWGRAVPASDLYALGATLIHLLTGTAPADLPQKDLRIQFSDVVNLNPTFCRWIETLTNPALEQRFSTARQALNALKTGRFSDEFRGTNSLRSPKNSVSYLRLGSLAALQLLLVGITSMIVPAFLIYKTSQPRPSARERIGSMNRAQQAYYWENNSFSESVDKLGLGIKTQTENYEYSTRKTANASFNYAIARKNNLKSYVGGVFQVKAVEQGVTKMTTQAILCEANSVGKTQSPPPIIATNGDRLCSPGTTEVKN, from the coding sequence ATGCTGCAAAAAAATCAGGTTCTCCAGAAACGCTATCAACTTAAACAACAATTAGGACACAATGCCAACCGTCAGACTTGGCTAGCAGAAGATTTAGAATTAAAGGAGCCGGTGATTGTTAAGTTACTGGCATTTAGCCCTCAGATGCAGTGGGACGAAGTCAAGCTGTTTGAAAGAGAAGCTAAAGTCTTAAAACAGCTTCATCATCCTCGAATTCCCCAGTATCTCGATTATTTTGCTGTTGATGAAAACACCGGAGCTGGTTTGCCTTGGTTTGGCTTAGTGCAAGAATATATTCCTGGCAAGTCATTAAAACAGCTTTTAGATGAGGGAAAACAGTTTACAGAATTTCAGGTACGTTCCTATGCCACCGGCATTCTAGAAATTCTGATTTACTTGCATGAATTGAGTCCGCCGGTTCTTCATCGTGATATCAAACCCAGCAATTTAATTTTAGGCAAAAACGGTAAAATTTATCTTGTCGATTTTGGTGCTGTGCAAGACAAAGCCACCGCAGAAGGTGTGACTTTTACAGTAGTAGGCACCGGCGGCTATGCACCAATGGAGCAATTTTGGGGACGTGCAGTGCCGGCATCGGATCTTTATGCGTTAGGTGCCACTTTAATTCATTTATTAACCGGCACAGCACCCGCTGATTTACCGCAGAAGGATTTACGCATTCAATTTAGCGATGTTGTAAACCTTAATCCTACATTTTGTCGTTGGATTGAAACACTGACCAATCCAGCTTTAGAACAACGTTTTAGCACAGCCCGTCAAGCCCTAAACGCTCTTAAAACAGGCCGATTCTCAGATGAATTTAGGGGAACTAACTCGCTCCGCAGCCCTAAAAATTCAGTGAGTTATCTTCGTTTAGGAAGTTTAGCTGCTCTCCAATTGTTGCTCGTTGGAATAACTAGCATGATTGTGCCGGCTTTCCTGATCTATAAAACATCTCAGCCTCGTCCTTCAGCAAGAGAAAGAATTGGTTCCATGAACCGCGCTCAGCAAGCCTATTATTGGGAAAATAATAGCTTTTCTGAGTCAGTTGATAAATTAGGACTGGGCATAAAAACTCAAACAGAAAATTACGAATATTCAACGCGTAAAACTGCCAATGCTTCGTTCAACTATGCGATAGCCCGGAAGAATAATCTCAAAAGCTATGTTGGCGGTGTCTTCCAAGTAAAGGCTGTGGAGCAAGGTGTTACAAAAATGACGACCCAAGCTATTTTGTGTGAAGCAAATTCTGTCGGCAAAACTCAATCGCCGCCCCCCATCATTGCTACTAATGGGGACAGACTCTGTAGCCCTGGTACAACGGAGGTAAAAAACTAA
- a CDS encoding serine/threonine-protein kinase produces MLQAEQVLSERYQLKHKLGNNAGRQTWLAEDLATPIKEPVVVKLLAFGGDVQWDDLKLFEREAQVLKQLNHPKIPKYRDYFSIDDRTLWFGLVQEYIPGASLKERLDKGKKFSPQEIRKIALEVLNILTYLHQLSPALLHRDIKPSNLICGENNQVYLVDFGAVQDRAAAEGATFTVVGSYGYAPLEQFGGRAVPASDLYALGATLIHLLSGTAPADLPQKDLRIQFKDKVSLNSNFLTWLEQLTEPALEKRFSSAREALEALKVPKVPTTPKIEVLPRVSPEIENNSGCGGLFYSSVPVPDEIKGWNWGAFLLSGFWPLSNRVGIGLLAWVPNVGFLMAIALGAKGNEWAWKSRKWRSIEHFKAHQRGWAIAGIMMGLPITLILWGAAYFIMTNLF; encoded by the coding sequence ATGCTGCAAGCCGAACAAGTCTTAAGTGAGCGCTATCAGCTCAAACACAAGTTAGGGAATAATGCTGGTCGTCAAACTTGGCTGGCTGAGGATTTAGCAACACCAATTAAAGAGCCGGTGGTTGTTAAACTGCTAGCATTTGGCGGCGATGTTCAATGGGATGACCTCAAATTGTTTGAGCGGGAAGCCCAGGTTCTCAAACAGTTAAATCATCCCAAGATACCGAAATACCGGGATTATTTTTCAATAGATGATCGAACGCTGTGGTTTGGGTTGGTGCAGGAATATATTCCGGGAGCATCTCTTAAAGAACGGCTAGATAAAGGGAAAAAGTTTAGCCCTCAAGAAATTCGTAAAATTGCTTTAGAAGTTCTAAATATTCTGACTTATTTGCATCAGCTTAGTCCGGCATTGCTTCATCGAGATATCAAACCCAGCAATTTAATTTGTGGTGAAAATAATCAGGTTTATTTAGTAGATTTTGGCGCAGTGCAAGATCGGGCGGCGGCAGAAGGGGCAACGTTTACTGTTGTGGGAAGTTATGGCTATGCGCCCCTAGAACAATTTGGAGGACGTGCGGTGCCGGCATCGGATCTTTATGCTTTAGGCGCGACTTTAATTCATTTACTAAGCGGCACCGCACCCGCAGATTTACCTCAAAAGGATTTACGCATTCAATTTAAAGATAAAGTTAGCCTGAATTCTAACTTTTTAACTTGGTTAGAGCAACTCACTGAGCCGGCTTTAGAAAAACGATTTAGCTCAGCCCGCGAAGCACTAGAAGCGCTAAAAGTCCCCAAAGTACCTACCACCCCAAAAATCGAAGTGCTGCCGAGAGTCTCACCGGAAATCGAGAACAATTCGGGTTGCGGTGGCTTATTTTATTCCTCAGTGCCGGTGCCAGATGAAATTAAAGGTTGGAATTGGGGAGCATTTTTATTGTCCGGTTTTTGGCCTTTAAGTAATCGCGTTGGAATTGGACTTTTGGCGTGGGTTCCTAATGTTGGTTTCTTGATGGCAATTGCCCTGGGCGCTAAGGGTAATGAATGGGCGTGGAAAAGCAGAAAATGGCGCAGCATTGAGCATTTTAAAGCTCATCAAAGAGGCTGGGCAATTGCCGGCATCATGATGGGTCTTCCCATTACGCTGATACTTTGGGGCGCGGCTTATTTTATTATGACTAATTTATTTTAA
- a CDS encoding serine/threonine-protein kinase — MLQAEQVLHERYQLKKKLGHNAGRQTWLAEDLVTETKELVVVKLLTFGGDVHWDDLKLFEREAQVLKQLNHPRIPKYRDYFSIDDRTLWFGLVQEYIPGSSLKDKLTQGRKFSAQEVRKLAIEVLNILIYLHELNPALLHRDIKPSNLIWGEDNQIYLVDFGAVQDRAAAEGATFTVVGTYGYAPLEQFGGRAVPASDLYALGATLIHLLTGTAPADLPQKDLRIQFKDKVTVNPSFVDWLEQLTEPALEKRFSSAREVLEALKVRKAINTPQIEVLPKLLSPNLRKPRQTWVMVSKSSGNLEIIMPARKMAGLHLVNFFVTLLFFLIWIGFCVYFVDTLLIIAKFWPFILILPGLSVALIVSTIRNFFESTRVAFQPDSKFFIIEWLWWGKTVFWKKGRLSDILYAGCEVSKGGTKVFLRGEGPIKYLFGRQLSEVECAWLAQEIQTWLSFK; from the coding sequence ATGCTGCAAGCTGAACAAGTATTACACGAGCGTTATCAGCTTAAAAAAAAGTTAGGACACAATGCCGGTCGTCAAACTTGGCTAGCCGAAGATTTAGTGACAGAAACCAAAGAGCTTGTTGTTGTTAAACTGCTAACATTTGGCGGCGATGTTCACTGGGATGACCTTAAATTATTTGAGCGGGAAGCACAAGTTCTCAAACAGTTAAATCATCCCCGAATTCCCAAATACAGGGATTATTTTTCGATAGATGATCGAACCCTATGGTTTGGACTGGTGCAAGAATATATCCCTGGATCATCTCTGAAAGACAAACTCACGCAAGGAAGAAAATTTAGCGCTCAGGAAGTTAGAAAACTGGCGATAGAAGTATTAAATATTCTGATTTATTTGCATGAGTTAAATCCGGCTTTACTACATCGAGATATTAAACCGAGTAATTTAATTTGGGGGGAAGATAATCAAATTTATTTAGTCGATTTTGGCGCGGTGCAAGATCGGGCGGCGGCAGAGGGGGCAACGTTTACGGTTGTGGGAACGTATGGTTATGCACCGCTAGAACAATTTGGAGGGCGTGCGGTACCGGCATCGGATCTTTATGCTTTAGGTGCGACTTTAATTCATTTACTAACCGGCACAGCACCCGCTGATTTACCGCAGAAGGATTTACGCATTCAATTTAAGGATAAGGTGACGGTTAATCCGAGTTTTGTTGATTGGTTAGAACAACTTACAGAGCCGGCTTTAGAAAAACGGTTTTCCTCAGCCCGCGAAGTCCTGGAGGCGCTAAAAGTGCGTAAGGCAATTAACACCCCACAGATAGAAGTGCTGCCCAAACTCCTGTCCCCTAATCTTCGCAAACCCAGGCAGACTTGGGTCATGGTAAGTAAGTCTTCAGGAAATCTAGAAATTATCATGCCGGCACGCAAGATGGCTGGGTTACATTTAGTAAACTTTTTTGTGACTTTATTATTCTTCTTAATCTGGATAGGTTTTTGTGTTTACTTCGTAGATACCTTATTAATTATTGCTAAGTTTTGGCCGTTCATATTAATATTACCGGGCTTGTCGGTGGCACTAATTGTGTCAACAATCCGCAATTTTTTTGAATCTACACGGGTTGCCTTTCAGCCTGACAGTAAATTTTTTATAATAGAATGGCTGTGGTGGGGAAAGACAGTATTTTGGAAAAAGGGGAGACTTTCAGACATATTGTATGCCGGCTGCGAAGTGAGCAAGGGCGGTACAAAAGTTTTTTTGAGAGGAGAAGGCCCAATAAAATATTTATTTGGCCGGCAATTGAGTGAAGTTGAGTGCGCTTGGTTAGCGCAAGAGATTCAAACGTGGCTGAGTTTTAAGTAA